From one Lycium ferocissimum isolate CSIRO_LF1 chromosome 7, AGI_CSIRO_Lferr_CH_V1, whole genome shotgun sequence genomic stretch:
- the LOC132064205 gene encoding uncharacterized protein LOC132064205, which produces MAVREKALPTLMRAMRKTNMPSNQRLPSLRRAFSLYDQINLIDNVPEDQLRFQQVTDTGFKVSGVHYEGSLLCVGNLLMSWHPKKLSEVTSESLSIFQTVRPVPEILLLGCGRYIQPVNPELRAFIRSTGMKLEAIDSRNAASTYNILNEEGRIVAAALLPYGVES; this is translated from the exons ATGGCGGTGAGAGAGAAAGCGCTGCCAACATTGATGCGAGCTATGAGGAAGACAAACATGCCTTCGAATCAACGGTTGCCTTCATTGAGAAGAGCATTCTCTCTATACGATCAAATCAATCTTATCGATAACGTTCCTGAAGATCAATTACGCTTCCAACA GGTTACTGATACCGGTTTCAAAGTTAGTGGGGTACATTATGAAGGTAGCTTGCTTTGTGTTGGGAACTTGCTAATGTCTTGGCATCCCAAGAAACTTTCGGAGGTTACTTCAGAAAG CTTATCTATCTTCCAGACTGTGCGACCAGTTCCAG AGATTCTGCTTCTTGGCTGTGGGAGGTACATTCAACCGGTAAATCCTGAGCTTCGTGCCTTTATTCGTTCTACTGGAATGAAATTGGAAGCAATTGATTCT AGAAATGCTGCGTCAACTTACAATATTCTAAACGAAGAAGGGAGGATTGTGGCTGCTGCCCTTCTCCCATATGGAGTAGAATCATAA